In one window of Ruminococcus albus AD2013 DNA:
- a CDS encoding HAD family hydrolase: MDIIFDIGKVLIDFDFEEFVGRYVDADKALRVTKAMWGNPDWIELDRGVLPVEKVLQKFIAQAPDCEREIRRVFSQLGNIPQLKETTVPMIRELKKRGHRVFFLSNFFEFLLHAAPDVMSFTRETDGGIFSCNEKIVKPDPAIYELICERYGIEKENAVFIDDSPKNVKGAEKVGIRAILYTGQTPDELFGQIGV; encoded by the coding sequence ATGGATATAATTTTTGATATCGGCAAGGTGCTGATAGATTTTGACTTTGAGGAATTTGTCGGGAGGTACGTCGATGCCGACAAAGCCCTCCGCGTAACTAAGGCGATGTGGGGAAATCCCGATTGGATCGAACTTGACAGGGGAGTGCTGCCTGTTGAGAAAGTGCTGCAAAAATTCATAGCGCAAGCCCCCGATTGCGAGCGGGAGATACGCCGCGTATTTTCGCAGCTTGGCAATATACCGCAGCTGAAAGAGACTACCGTGCCCATGATAAGAGAGCTTAAAAAGCGGGGACACAGGGTGTTCTTCCTCTCAAACTTTTTTGAGTTCCTGCTTCATGCAGCCCCTGATGTTATGAGCTTCACGCGGGAGACTGACGGAGGTATCTTCTCATGCAACGAGAAGATAGTCAAGCCCGACCCTGCCATATATGAGCTTATCTGCGAGAGATACGGCATTGAAAAGGAAAACGCCGTTTTCATAGATGACAGCCCGAAGAACGTCAAAGGGGCTGAAAAGGTGGGCATAAGGGCGATACTCTACACAGGGCAGACTCCTGATGAACTGTTCGGACAGATAGGGGTATAG
- a CDS encoding carboxylesterase/lipase family protein yields the protein MLRIANTENGKVRGIPAADPRITAFKGVPFAAPPVGDNRWRAPQPCENWEGTRDCFEFAPISVQDTPGIGDDIYCREWHVDPDIPMGEDCLYLNIWTNAKKGDEKMPVVVWYFGGAFQWGYTAEMEFDGERLARRGIVVVTVNYRLGALGFLAHPQLTAEQPDAPCNFGSLDQQAGLRWVRRNIANFGGDPDNITIAGQSAGGGSVLSQMSCKGNAGDFKKAVVMSGMFNNPYVRNEFFIPRTLEDAEKLGVKLFDELGVKTLEEARKLDAQFIRRTYSDRMINRGVMFTIVNDGLFCTGDPLDAFCDGTRNRVPVMAGNTGDEFFEYIRAENDEQFRELAAKYFGDKVDEFLSHPEANIHTDEGYAPVSAPEIGVKTAFLGENRLADPKPCYYYRFVPDIPGDDHPGTFHSVDLWFFFETLAKDNRPFEGRHYDLARQMCDYWANFIKTGDPNGYDINGNKLPEWRPYTDADRAEMEFTPDGAVAGVENSSFTRFLLDHVK from the coding sequence ATGTTAAGGATAGCTAATACAGAAAACGGAAAAGTTCGCGGTATACCCGCAGCCGATCCGAGGATAACAGCATTTAAAGGCGTACCATTTGCAGCACCTCCCGTGGGGGATAACCGATGGAGAGCACCTCAGCCCTGTGAAAACTGGGAGGGCACCCGCGATTGCTTTGAGTTTGCGCCTATATCGGTGCAGGATACTCCGGGTATCGGTGATGATATCTACTGCCGCGAGTGGCACGTTGATCCCGATATACCCATGGGCGAGGACTGCCTTTATCTTAATATATGGACGAATGCGAAAAAAGGCGACGAGAAGATGCCTGTTGTTGTATGGTACTTCGGCGGTGCATTTCAGTGGGGCTATACTGCTGAGATGGAGTTTGACGGCGAAAGGCTGGCAAGGCGCGGCATAGTCGTTGTTACGGTAAATTACAGGCTGGGAGCGCTGGGATTTCTGGCACACCCTCAGCTTACGGCTGAACAGCCCGATGCGCCCTGCAATTTCGGAAGTCTCGATCAGCAGGCGGGACTAAGATGGGTGCGCAGGAATATCGCTAATTTCGGCGGAGACCCCGACAATATCACCATTGCGGGACAGTCCGCAGGCGGCGGAAGTGTACTGTCGCAGATGTCCTGCAAGGGCAATGCGGGAGATTTCAAAAAGGCTGTTGTAATGAGCGGTATGTTCAACAACCCCTATGTGAGAAACGAATTCTTTATACCCCGTACTCTTGAAGACGCAGAAAAGCTGGGTGTAAAGCTGTTCGATGAACTGGGTGTCAAGACCCTTGAAGAGGCGAGAAAGCTGGATGCGCAGTTTATACGCCGCACTTACAGTGATCGGATGATCAATAGGGGCGTGATGTTCACCATAGTAAATGACGGACTTTTCTGCACAGGCGACCCGCTGGACGCTTTCTGTGACGGCACCCGCAACCGTGTGCCTGTTATGGCGGGCAATACGGGTGATGAGTTCTTTGAGTACATACGCGCCGAGAACGATGAACAGTTCAGGGAATTGGCGGCGAAGTATTTCGGTGATAAGGTCGATGAGTTCCTTTCACACCCCGAAGCAAATATACACACCGATGAGGGCTATGCCCCCGTATCAGCCCCCGAGATAGGTGTAAAGACTGCATTCCTCGGTGAAAACAGGCTGGCTGACCCGAAGCCCTGCTACTATTACCGCTTTGTTCCCGATATCCCCGGTGACGATCACCCCGGTACTTTCCATTCCGTTGACCTCTGGTTCTTCTTTGAGACACTGGCTAAGGATAACAGACCCTTTGAGGGCAGACACTACGATCTCGCAAGGCAGATGTGCGATTACTGGGCTAATTTCATAAAGACGGGCGACCCCAACGGATATGACATCAACGGAAACAAACTTCCCGAATGGAGACCTTATACCGATGCCGACCGCGCCGAGATGGAGTTCACTCCCGATGGTGCTGTGGCAGGTGTTGAAAACAGTTCATTTACAAGATTTTTGCTTGACCATGTAAAATGA
- a CDS encoding family 43 glycosylhydrolase, giving the protein MSKKQAFNPYLPSWEYIPDGEPYVFGDRVYVYGSHDLWNGHVFCLGDYVCWSAPVNDLGNWRYEGVIYPRNADPLNKDGHMCLYAPDVTVGPDGRYYLYYVLDKVGVMSVAVCDEPAGKYEFYGYVHYKDGTRLGEREGDEPQFDPGVITEGDVTYMYSGFCGIGDKSRTGAKVVTLDKDMLTVLTEPKLIAPGSCYSAGTQWEGHAFFEASSIRKVNGKYYFVYSSEVMHELCYAVSDSPMEGFRYGGVLVSNTDLHIDTYKPADMPTCRGANNHGSIIEINGEWYIFYHRHTNGTWFSRQGCAEKLTLKEDGSFPQVEITSCGLNGGPLEGKGEYPAYIACNLFTEKKELYIGDLNSPRIVQDGRDGDEEIGYIANICDGTNIGFKYFDCKGIKHISIATRAYGDGTFQIKTAWDGEVLGEINVVGNNVWTASGTDVSIPDGVNAIWLTYKGGGTPQLKSITLE; this is encoded by the coding sequence ATGAGCAAAAAACAGGCATTTAACCCGTATCTTCCCAGCTGGGAGTATATACCCGACGGAGAACCCTATGTTTTCGGTGACAGGGTATATGTATACGGTTCACACGATCTCTGGAACGGTCATGTATTCTGCTTGGGGGACTACGTTTGCTGGTCAGCACCTGTGAACGACCTTGGCAACTGGAGATATGAGGGCGTTATCTACCCCCGCAACGCCGACCCTCTCAACAAGGACGGTCATATGTGCCTTTATGCCCCAGATGTTACGGTGGGTCCCGACGGCAGATACTATTTATATTATGTGCTTGACAAGGTAGGCGTTATGTCCGTGGCAGTATGTGATGAACCTGCGGGCAAGTACGAATTCTACGGATATGTGCATTATAAAGATGGTACTCGCCTGGGTGAACGCGAGGGCGATGAACCCCAGTTTGACCCCGGTGTTATCACTGAGGGCGATGTTACCTATATGTACAGCGGTTTCTGTGGTATAGGCGACAAGTCACGCACGGGCGCAAAGGTAGTTACTCTTGACAAGGATATGCTGACAGTCCTCACCGAACCGAAGCTTATCGCCCCGGGAAGCTGTTACAGCGCAGGTACACAGTGGGAAGGACACGCATTCTTTGAAGCATCTTCCATACGCAAGGTAAACGGCAAGTACTATTTTGTATACTCATCTGAAGTTATGCATGAACTGTGCTACGCAGTCAGCGACAGCCCTATGGAGGGATTCAGGTACGGCGGAGTTCTGGTCAGCAATACCGACCTGCATATAGATACCTACAAGCCTGCCGATATGCCCACCTGCCGCGGCGCAAACAATCACGGCAGTATCATCGAGATAAACGGTGAGTGGTATATCTTCTATCACAGACATACCAACGGCACATGGTTCTCGCGTCAGGGCTGTGCCGAGAAGCTGACACTGAAAGAAGACGGCAGTTTCCCGCAGGTGGAGATCACCTCATGCGGACTCAACGGAGGACCTCTGGAGGGCAAGGGTGAGTATCCCGCATATATCGCCTGCAACCTGTTCACCGAGAAGAAAGAACTCTACATCGGCGACCTGAACTCTCCCCGCATAGTGCAGGACGGCAGGGACGGCGATGAGGAGATAGGCTATATCGCAAATATCTGCGACGGCACCAACATCGGCTTCAAGTATTTCGACTGCAAGGGCATTAAGCATATAAGCATAGCTACCCGTGCATACGGCGACGGAACATTCCAGATAAAGACCGCATGGGACGGTGAAGTGCTGGGCGAGATAAATGTAGTAGGAAACAATGTGTGGACTGCATCGGGCACAGATGTCAGCATACCTGACGGCGTAAATGCCATCTGGCTGACCTACAAGGGCGGCGGCACCCCTCAGCTGAAGTCCATAACGCTGGAATAA
- a CDS encoding pyridoxamine 5'-phosphate oxidase family protein translates to MKNWNDQAERIMTERFVKDTVISLATVENGIPYVRYVNAYYENHCFYTITYALSNKIRQIEKNPVIAIAGEWFTAHGQGTDLGFFGKEENIEIAAKLKTAFAAWIDMGTMILMTETQ, encoded by the coding sequence ATGAAAAACTGGAACGATCAAGCGGAACGTATCATGACTGAACGATTTGTAAAAGATACAGTTATTTCATTAGCAACTGTCGAAAATGGAATTCCTTATGTCAGATATGTGAATGCATATTATGAAAACCACTGCTTTTATACGATCACCTATGCTCTTTCCAATAAAATCAGGCAGATCGAAAAAAATCCCGTTATAGCTATTGCAGGCGAATGGTTTACTGCTCACGGACAGGGCACCGATCTTGGCTTTTTCGGAAAAGAAGAAAACATTGAAATTGCCGCAAAACTGAAAACAGCTTTTGCAGCGTGGATAGATATGGGCACAATGATCTTAATGACCGAAACACAGTGA
- a CDS encoding RNA polymerase sigma factor, translating into MSEENVRERFEMIYSKTYDYIYKYLIIKADSRETAEDILQSVYLRLYKHMLAGEKILDPKHYLLRSAKHGLTDHFRAKRITDSIDDGIEIIDEKALDSLENDDGFTYEEILQCLKESDEVTYRIFLLHFGHDYTIEKTAKTLGLAESTVKSKMYRALKKLRKQMKEGERYAVFGRNKEI; encoded by the coding sequence GTGAGCGAGGAAAACGTCAGGGAACGCTTTGAGATGATATACAGCAAGACCTATGACTACATATATAAATACCTTATCATCAAGGCGGACTCGCGGGAAACTGCCGAGGATATCCTGCAAAGCGTCTATCTCAGGCTTTACAAGCATATGCTTGCGGGTGAAAAGATACTCGACCCGAAACATTATCTTCTGCGCAGCGCAAAGCATGGACTGACAGATCATTTCAGAGCTAAAAGGATCACAGACAGCATTGATGACGGTATCGAGATAATCGACGAAAAAGCGCTGGACAGTCTGGAAAACGATGACGGCTTTACGTATGAAGAGATACTTCAATGCCTGAAAGAATCGGACGAAGTTACTTACAGGATATTCCTTTTGCACTTCGGTCACGACTACACCATTGAGAAGACAGCAAAAACGCTTGGGCTTGCGGAGTCTACGGTGAAATCAAAAATGTACCGTGCACTGAAAAAGCTCAGAAAACAGATGAAGGAGGGTGAGAGATATGCGGTTTTCGGAAGGAATAAAGAGATATAA
- a CDS encoding chemotaxis protein CheX has protein sequence MFAQFFGGYLLHKKLVTSEDLTQAFEDKKHTRMRLGVLAINAGLMTADQVEHVNITQQSVDKRFGDLAVELGYVTEEQVDKLLSQQPTEYLLLGQTLVNNGVLSNAQFEQAIKDYKSDNELTDSDLEGSKNESLNKLVTEFYHLEEAANARMLTDYVTMMFKNIIRFIDGDFTPLEAIVIREFDAETLIEQRITGTYDAVTCITAEKDVYFEFAKRFAGENFGDITGYENETVGEFLNVVNGLFAVNQSNEGGAELTMTPQQFIQDKKISFEKPAFCIPVVFSFGEVDFIVSTE, from the coding sequence TTGTTTGCTCAATTTTTCGGAGGTTATCTACTCCATAAAAAGCTGGTCACTTCTGAAGATCTGACGCAGGCTTTTGAGGATAAAAAGCATACAAGAATGCGACTTGGCGTGCTGGCTATAAATGCGGGACTTATGACCGCAGATCAGGTCGAGCACGTTAATATAACTCAGCAGAGCGTTGACAAGCGTTTCGGCGACCTTGCTGTTGAACTGGGATACGTCACCGAAGAACAGGTAGACAAGCTGCTTTCCCAGCAGCCTACGGAGTATCTTCTTCTCGGTCAGACCCTTGTTAACAACGGCGTGCTTTCCAATGCCCAGTTTGAACAGGCTATAAAGGATTACAAATCCGATAACGAACTTACTGACAGCGACCTTGAAGGCAGCAAGAACGAGAGCCTGAACAAGCTGGTAACCGAGTTCTATCACCTTGAGGAAGCAGCAAATGCCAGAATGCTGACAGACTACGTTACCATGATGTTCAAGAACATCATCAGATTCATTGACGGCGACTTCACACCGCTTGAAGCCATCGTTATACGTGAATTTGATGCCGAGACACTTATCGAACAGCGCATCACAGGCACTTACGACGCAGTCACCTGTATCACCGCCGAAAAGGACGTTTACTTTGAGTTTGCGAAGAGATTCGCAGGCGAGAATTTCGGTGATATCACAGGATACGAGAATGAAACTGTGGGCGAGTTCCTTAATGTGGTAAACGGTCTGTTCGCAGTAAACCAGTCCAACGAGGGCGGTGCTGAACTTACAATGACACCACAGCAGTTCATTCAGGATAAGAAGATAAGCTTTGAAAAGCCTGCTTTCTGTATACCTGTTGTGTTCAGCTTCGGCGAGGTGGATTTCATAGTTTCAACCGAATGA
- a CDS encoding response regulator, whose protein sequence is MVIQDLKVLICDDSMFARKKMNMTISALGINEVYEAADGEEAVAKYKENKPDVVFMDIIMPRITGIEALKQIIEFDPDAKVVMASSVGTQGHLKEALRAGAADFLQKPISDEDTRAILENAAKGVL, encoded by the coding sequence ATGGTTATACAAGATCTTAAAGTCCTCATCTGCGACGACTCCATGTTCGCAAGAAAAAAGATGAACATGACTATATCTGCACTGGGTATAAATGAAGTATATGAAGCAGCTGACGGTGAAGAGGCTGTTGCCAAATACAAAGAGAACAAGCCCGATGTGGTATTTATGGATATTATTATGCCCAGGATAACAGGTATCGAGGCTCTCAAACAGATCATTGAATTTGACCCCGATGCTAAAGTCGTTATGGCTTCAAGCGTTGGTACACAGGGTCACTTAAAGGAGGCTTTACGCGCAGGTGCTGCGGATTTTCTGCAGAAGCCTATATCTGATGAAGATACCAGAGCAATCCTCGAAAACGCCGCTAAGGGGGTGCTGTGA
- a CDS encoding site-specific integrase translates to MEKFEAMFYNEHELGRLFTAFRGDRMELVVLIAAYYGLRRSEIIGLKWDAIDFEKKTITIREKAYVISENGKSITKFDNQLKTNSSHRTLPLIPFIADLLREKKQRNEYLAEILKNEYCHDYDEYICTDNLGHLITPVYVTDHFASMIRKHRLKKLRFHDLRHSCASLLLASGIPMKAIQEWLGHSTFQVTADFYSHLDYNSKIDSADAIAQVLGACRDAAGGTET, encoded by the coding sequence ATGGAGAAGTTTGAAGCAATGTTCTACAATGAACACGAGCTTGGTCGTTTGTTTACTGCTTTCAGGGGTGACCGTATGGAACTTGTGGTGCTGATAGCTGCTTACTACGGACTGAGGAGAAGCGAAATAATAGGTCTGAAATGGGATGCTATTGACTTTGAAAAAAAGACGATAACGATCCGTGAAAAGGCTTATGTTATTTCTGAGAATGGTAAAAGTATTACTAAATTCGACAATCAGCTGAAAACCAACTCAAGTCACAGGACACTTCCACTTATTCCGTTTATCGCTGATCTGCTCAGAGAAAAGAAGCAGAGAAATGAGTACCTTGCGGAAATACTGAAAAATGAATACTGTCACGACTATGACGAGTATATCTGCACAGATAACCTCGGACATCTTATCACGCCAGTTTACGTAACAGATCATTTCGCAAGCATGATAAGGAAGCACAGACTGAAGAAGCTCCGTTTCCACGATCTGAGACACTCATGTGCAAGCTTACTGCTTGCCAGCGGTATTCCGATGAAGGCAATACAGGAGTGGTTAGGTCATTCGACATTCCAGGTAACAGCTGACTTCTACAGTCATCTGGATTATAACTCTAAGATTGATTCAGCTGATGCAATCGCACAGGTTCTTGGAGCCTGCAGGGATGCAGCCGGTGGAACAGAGACATAA
- a CDS encoding N-terminal phage integrase SAM-like domain-containing protein: protein MKASLPFKFITAVKNSKHYVVFDYRDRTGKRKRKWVGTELPEKCRKKDLTAKVDEIVADFYREHLEDDTETAETAYVPASSTGKNSASTCEYTFTEFYKMWLEAIKPTVAETTFEGYTHTSHRIIKYFDKNYPDIKLKDVRAIELQKFYNDMYAGGISSNTIKHYHANIHKALKYAVKMDLIMVNESEKN, encoded by the coding sequence ATGAAAGCAAGTCTGCCCTTTAAATTCATTACTGCTGTGAAAAACAGCAAGCACTATGTGGTCTTTGATTACAGAGACCGTACAGGCAAAAGAAAAAGGAAATGGGTCGGAACAGAGCTTCCTGAAAAATGCAGAAAAAAAGATCTGACAGCAAAAGTAGACGAGATCGTTGCTGACTTTTACAGAGAGCATCTCGAAGATGATACGGAAACAGCTGAAACAGCATACGTTCCTGCATCATCGACCGGAAAAAACAGTGCGTCAACGTGTGAATATACGTTTACAGAATTCTATAAGATGTGGCTGGAGGCTATCAAACCTACTGTTGCGGAAACAACATTTGAAGGCTATACGCACACATCCCACCGTATAATAAAATACTTTGACAAGAATTATCCGGACATAAAGCTGAAAGATGTAAGAGCTATTGAACTGCAGAAGTTCTATAACGATATGTATGCCGGCGGCATTTCCTCAAACACAATAAAGCACTATCACGCTAATATCCATAAGGCTCTGAAATATGCGGTCAAAATGGACCTGATAATGGTAAACGAATCGGAAAAAAACTGA
- a CDS encoding helix-turn-helix domain-containing protein, translating to MTDYEAYDKLFCSYPDVVTVKEVSKMLGLGIRNTYKLISDGKLHSLNCCKKILVTKVEIINYVLQCAQQEGQTEAI from the coding sequence ATGACTGACTATGAAGCCTATGACAAGCTCTTTTGTTCATACCCTGATGTTGTTACCGTAAAGGAAGTAAGTAAAATGCTTGGCTTAGGTATCAGAAACACTTATAAGCTGATTTCGGACGGAAAGCTCCATTCGCTTAACTGCTGTAAAAAAATACTGGTTACAAAGGTCGAGATAATAAATTACGTACTGCAATGCGCACAACAAGAGGGGCAAACAGAAGCAATATAA
- a CDS encoding helix-turn-helix domain-containing protein, whose product MFMKNDGTIFRDHFNYSDFNDAEKKEYIDYDDVRIDDKDTIHTALQKYRRKARISERKLADEMGIPKSTVQRYLNGTNPVPQDILAAIIIILKPRPSRQRQLYALAGYIRPDGTLTTNPRNNKRSEIIGDFLDGCHYVRSFTLAACNRKLMINHFEPLTNAGIDDKVVIP is encoded by the coding sequence ATGTTCATGAAAAATGACGGCACTATTTTCAGAGATCACTTTAATTACAGTGACTTCAATGACGCTGAAAAGAAGGAATATATTGATTACGATGATGTCAGAATCGATGATAAAGACACCATACATACAGCGTTACAGAAATACCGGAGAAAAGCAAGAATCAGCGAAAGAAAGCTTGCAGATGAAATGGGTATTCCGAAAAGTACAGTGCAGCGCTACCTTAACGGAACTAATCCGGTACCACAGGATATTCTTGCGGCAATAATCATTATACTTAAGCCTCGTCCGTCCAGACAAAGACAGCTCTATGCTCTGGCAGGATATATACGCCCGGACGGCACTTTAACTACAAATCCAAGAAACAATAAACGATCCGAAATCATCGGTGACTTTCTGGACGGCTGTCACTATGTAAGAAGTTTTACTCTTGCGGCCTGTAACAGAAAGCTGATGATAAATCACTTTGAGCCTCTTACAAATGCCGGTATCGACGATAAAGTGGTGATACCCTGA
- a CDS encoding IS1182 family transposase, translating to MRNCQVRLNMNYEIYIEESSPVRVLSNVIDEIYQKEEYTIVSKWNGAIPEDIMMKILIYGYMNDSFSSRKIEQLCKRDIHFMWLLDGFGAPDHSTISRFRQKMGEQIDRVFYAVVKYLLNMKEISGKNLFIDGTKIEANANRYTFVWKKSVSKNEQKLRAKLPEILDEINYAYGVRFPENTPVSDMIGTLSSLMIKFGIERVYGKGHHKSVYQKALEKLEGYQQKIQQYEQYNSLFDGRNSFSKTDTDATFMHMKEDHMRNGQLKPGYNIQAAVEGEYIVGIDVSSERSDVNTLIPFLSKLNDLELFVLKNIICDAGYESEENYLYLRSHNMTSYIKPVNYEQSKKRNYRTKYGRPENMEYHEMGDIFVCKAGRILWRVGTKHEKSKTGFVSEKAMYRCESCEGCPYKQNCTKAKGNKTLSISHKFKELRTESLENITTEFGKQLRMNRSIQAEGVFGVLKQDHGFRRFLCRGKNNIRTEFLLLGLAYNIKKLFAKISENRLGISLFELKSA from the coding sequence ATGAGAAATTGTCAAGTGCGTCTTAACATGAATTATGAGATCTACATCGAAGAAAGCTCACCTGTCAGAGTATTGAGCAATGTTATAGATGAGATCTATCAAAAAGAAGAATACACGATAGTAAGCAAGTGGAATGGCGCCATACCCGAGGATATCATGATGAAGATACTCATCTACGGCTACATGAACGACTCTTTTTCAAGCCGTAAGATTGAACAGCTCTGCAAAAGGGATATCCATTTCATGTGGCTTCTCGATGGCTTTGGAGCTCCGGATCACAGCACTATCTCAAGATTTCGACAGAAAATGGGAGAACAGATCGATCGTGTGTTTTACGCTGTTGTAAAGTATCTTTTGAATATGAAAGAGATAAGCGGTAAGAACCTGTTCATTGATGGCACCAAGATCGAAGCTAATGCAAACAGATATACATTCGTCTGGAAGAAGTCTGTATCCAAAAACGAACAGAAACTGCGAGCAAAACTGCCTGAGATACTTGATGAGATAAATTATGCTTATGGTGTGAGATTCCCCGAAAATACGCCAGTTTCGGATATGATCGGTACACTTTCTTCACTTATGATAAAATTTGGTATTGAACGAGTTTACGGAAAAGGACATCATAAATCAGTATATCAGAAAGCACTTGAAAAGCTTGAGGGATATCAGCAGAAAATACAGCAGTACGAACAATATAACAGCCTTTTTGACGGAAGAAACAGCTTTTCAAAGACAGATACCGATGCAACATTCATGCACATGAAGGAAGACCATATGAGAAACGGTCAGCTGAAACCCGGATACAACATACAGGCAGCAGTGGAAGGCGAGTATATTGTAGGTATAGACGTTTCAAGCGAACGGAGCGATGTAAATACGCTGATCCCGTTTCTGTCAAAGCTCAACGATCTGGAGCTGTTTGTATTGAAAAACATCATCTGTGATGCGGGTTATGAGAGCGAGGAGAACTATCTTTATCTCAGATCACATAACATGACCTCATACATAAAACCCGTAAATTATGAGCAGAGCAAAAAGCGGAATTATCGTACAAAATACGGCAGACCCGAGAATATGGAATACCACGAAATGGGCGATATTTTCGTATGCAAAGCCGGCAGGATACTTTGGAGAGTCGGGACTAAACACGAAAAAAGCAAGACGGGATTCGTTTCCGAAAAAGCTATGTACAGATGTGAAAGCTGCGAAGGTTGTCCCTACAAACAGAACTGTACAAAAGCAAAAGGAAACAAGACGCTGTCTATATCGCATAAGTTCAAAGAACTGAGAACAGAAAGCCTGGAAAATATAACGACCGAATTCGGAAAACAGCTCAGAATGAACCGAAGCATACAGGCTGAAGGCGTATTCGGAGTACTGAAACAGGATCATGGCTTCAGAAGATTCCTGTGCAGGGGGAAAAATAACATCAGAACTGAGTTCCTTTTGCTGGGACTTGCATACAACATAAAGAAGCTTTTTGCTAAGATCTCAGAAAACCGACTTGGAATTTCTCTTTTTGAACTGAAATCAGCATAA
- a CDS encoding helix-turn-helix domain-containing protein, which yields MEIGMKLRSLKEKKKMTNYRLTQMTGISGQHIRGIEEGTRQPTLETLSRLTAALGTSLSELFNEDTECSYLNEKERKIVEYVRMMSEEKSDALLNLIETWYR from the coding sequence ATGGAGATCGGTATGAAATTAAGATCACTGAAAGAGAAAAAGAAGATGACCAATTACCGCCTGACACAGATGACAGGTATTTCGGGGCAGCACATAAGGGGAATAGAAGAAGGAACACGACAACCTACCCTCGAAACGCTAAGTCGGCTTACAGCAGCACTTGGAACCTCTCTGTCAGAGTTATTCAACGAAGATACGGAATGTTCGTATCTAAATGAAAAGGAACGGAAGATCGTTGAATACGTCAGGATGATGTCTGAAGAAAAATCAGACGCTCTTCTTAATCTGATCGAAACCTGGTACAGGTAA